TTATATGAAAATTGCATTACCATCACGTCAAAATCAAATTGATAACCATTTTGGACACTGTGAATATTATACAATTTTTACAGTTGACAATAATACAAAAGAAATAATTTCTTCTGAAACTCTTCCATCACCATCAGGCTGTGGATGCAAATCAAATATTGCACAAATTCTTTCAGAAATGGATGTTAAATTAATGCTTGCAGGTAATATGGGAGAAGGTGCAGTTAAAGTGCTTAACAATTCAGGAATTGATGTGCTTCGTGGTTGTTCAGGTGATGTAAAAACTGTAGTACTTAAATGGCTTGAAGGCTCACTTGTGGACTCTGGTGATAGTTGCCATGAACATGAATGCCATTAGCCATGCTCGTTTGTGGAAACATGTCAATCGGCTTTTTTGCTGCTTTTTCACAAATCGAGGTTTATGGAAATATGTCGATAGTTTTCAGCTATCA
The genomic region above belongs to Clostridium swellfunianum and contains:
- a CDS encoding NifB/NifX family molybdenum-iron cluster-binding protein: MKIALPSRQNQIDNHFGHCEYYTIFTVDNNTKEIISSETLPSPSGCGCKSNIAQILSEMDVKLMLAGNMGEGAVKVLNNSGIDVLRGCSGDVKTVVLKWLEGSLVDSGDSCHEHECH